The following coding sequences are from one Beggiatoa alba B18LD window:
- a CDS encoding YybH family protein: MPVYATPEEAELAFYEAFETADLTEMGRVWANSDDITCIHPMGNCLRGREEVMSGWREVFSGGTRLAFELTQVQQNINHNIAIHILYENISLIGSNRPATSMIATNIYQLINGSWQIILHHSSLMPDENSLDFEDPFEDDDEDDGDFVEDAGLPAAPKRIVH; the protein is encoded by the coding sequence ATGCCCGTTTATGCGACCCCTGAAGAAGCTGAATTAGCCTTTTATGAGGCGTTTGAGACCGCTGACCTTACAGAGATGGGAAGGGTTTGGGCAAATTCGGATGATATTACTTGCATTCATCCGATGGGGAATTGTTTAAGAGGGCGAGAGGAAGTCATGAGTGGCTGGCGTGAGGTCTTTAGCGGTGGTACGCGGTTAGCGTTCGAATTAACACAAGTTCAGCAAAATATTAATCATAATATTGCCATTCATATTTTATATGAAAACATCTCCTTAATCGGGAGCAACCGCCCTGCAACATCAATGATTGCTACAAATATTTATCAGTTAATTAATGGCAGTTGGCAAATTATTCTGCATCATTCGTCCTTAATGCCTGATGAGAATAGTTTAGACTTTGAAGACCCTTTTGAAGATGATGATGAAGACGATGGCGATTTTGTGGAAGATGCGGGCTTACCTGCCGCGCCTAAACGGATTGTGCATTAA